The following proteins are encoded in a genomic region of Neurospora crassa OR74A linkage group VI, whole genome shotgun sequence:
- the mig-10 gene encoding short chain dehydrogenase/reductase, variant 1: MSAPVAASSATAPPIDVSNLFSVKGLVALITGGGSGIGLMMTQSLASAGAKRIYIAGRRLSVLRSAAHKINSSLPQNQNPNQEPVVVPLECDVTSPSSLSSLVSSISSDPYTGYLNLLVCNAGVGGPQVSVVDKETGQAKSLSEFRQQALAVDFDKEWEQTFRVNVGSVWYTSMACLELLEKGNTLAAQQQQEGQGQGQVVWRESASQIVVTSSIAALNKAAPGGWAYGVSKAAATHVGKQLATLLPRWGIRCNVICPGLFPSDMAAPIVQAAGGSMTGGGVIPLDKKTVPLGRMGDEFDMAGQILYLASRAGAYLNGNVIVVDGGRLTTFPSTGY; this comes from the exons ATGTCCGCCCCCGTAGCAGCCTCCTCGGCCACCGCGCCCCCTATCGACGTGAGCAACCTCTTCTCCGTCAAGGGTCTTGTCGCTCTCATCACAGGCGGTGGTTCCG GAATCGGCCTAATGATGACTCAATCCCTCGCCTCGGCCGGCGCTAAACGTATCTACATTGCCGGTCGCCGCCTTTCCGTCCTGCGATCCGCCGCCCACAAAATCAACTCCTCTCTCCCCCAGAACCAGAACCCGAACCAGGAACCGGTAGTCGTCCCCCTCGAATGCGACGTcacctccccttcttccctctcctctctcgtCTCTTCCATCAGTTCCGATCCGTACACCGGCTACCTAAACCTGCTCGTCTGCAACGCCGGCGTCGGCGGGCCGCAGGTTTCTGTCGTTGACAAAGAGACTGGCCAAGCAAAGAGTCTCTCAGAGTTTCGCCAACAAGCTCTGGCGGTGGACTTTGACAAGGAGTGGGAGCAGACGTTTAGAGTGAATGTGGGCAGCGTGTGGTATACGAGTATGGCGTGTTTGGAACttttggagaaggggaaTACGTTGGcggcgcagcagcagcaggagggacagggacagggacaggTGGTGTGGAGGGAGAGTGCCAGTCAGATTGTGGTGACGAGCTCGATTGCGGCTCTCAATAAGGCGGCTCCGGGCGGGTGGGCTTATGGAGTGAGTAAGGCTGCGGCGACGCATGTGGGGAAGCAGTTGGCTACGCTGTTGCCTAGGTGGGGGATTCG CTGCAACGTAATTTGCCCCGGCC TCTTCCCCTCCGACATGGCCGCTCCCATCGTCCAAGCCGCTGGCGGCTCCATGACCGGTGGAGGTGTCATCCCTCTCGACAAGAAGACGGTCCCTCTCGGTCGCATGGGCGATGAGTTTGACATGGCTGGGCAAATCCTTTATCTGGCTTCGCGGGCCGGAGCGTACCTGAATGGAAACGTGATTGTCGTCGACGGTGGACGGTTGACTACGTTTCCTAGTACTGGGTATTAA
- the mig-10 gene encoding short chain dehydrogenase/reductase, variant 2, whose protein sequence is MSAPVAASSATAPPIDVSNLFSVKGLVALITGGGSGIGLMMTQSLASAGAKRIYIAGRRLSVLRSAAHKINSSLPQNQNPNQEPVVVPLECDVTSPSSLSSLVSSISSDPYTGYLNLLVCNAGVGGPQVSVVDKETGQAKSLSEFRQQALAVDFDKEWEQTFRVNVGSVWYTSMACLELLEKGNTLAAQQQQEGQGQGQVVWRESASQIVVTSSIAALNKAAPGGWAYGVSKAAATHVGKQLATLLPRWGIRCNVICPGRKLLPPPIPVPFRSDRCSHQLYSLPLRHGRSHRPSRWRLHDRWRCHPSRQEDGPSRSHGR, encoded by the exons ATGTCCGCCCCCGTAGCAGCCTCCTCGGCCACCGCGCCCCCTATCGACGTGAGCAACCTCTTCTCCGTCAAGGGTCTTGTCGCTCTCATCACAGGCGGTGGTTCCG GAATCGGCCTAATGATGACTCAATCCCTCGCCTCGGCCGGCGCTAAACGTATCTACATTGCCGGTCGCCGCCTTTCCGTCCTGCGATCCGCCGCCCACAAAATCAACTCCTCTCTCCCCCAGAACCAGAACCCGAACCAGGAACCGGTAGTCGTCCCCCTCGAATGCGACGTcacctccccttcttccctctcctctctcgtCTCTTCCATCAGTTCCGATCCGTACACCGGCTACCTAAACCTGCTCGTCTGCAACGCCGGCGTCGGCGGGCCGCAGGTTTCTGTCGTTGACAAAGAGACTGGCCAAGCAAAGAGTCTCTCAGAGTTTCGCCAACAAGCTCTGGCGGTGGACTTTGACAAGGAGTGGGAGCAGACGTTTAGAGTGAATGTGGGCAGCGTGTGGTATACGAGTATGGCGTGTTTGGAACttttggagaaggggaaTACGTTGGcggcgcagcagcagcaggagggacagggacagggacaggTGGTGTGGAGGGAGAGTGCCAGTCAGATTGTGGTGACGAGCTCGATTGCGGCTCTCAATAAGGCGGCTCCGGGCGGGTGGGCTTATGGAGTGAGTAAGGCTGCGGCGACGCATGTGGGGAAGCAGTTGGCTACGCTGTTGCCTAGGTGGGGGATTCG CTGCAACGTAATTTGCCCCGGCCGTAAGTTACTACCACCTCCCATCCCTGTCCCTTTCCGATCAGACCGATGCTCACACCAACTATATAGTCTTCCCCTCCGACATGGCCGCTCCCATCGTCCAAGCCGCTGGCGGCTCCATGACCGGTGGAGGTGTCATCCCTCTCGACAAGAAGACGGTCCCTCTCGGTCGCATGGGCGATGA
- a CDS encoding PAB-dependent poly(A)-specific ribonuclease subunit pan-2, which produces MDSRDWTQLGCVAYPSPIHPDYHAGPASTIAFDNQDELLWIGTQKGFAGSFIGRELKRFTAFRIHPETDGPLRQFLFVDKGVIFLGSRSVYMAARSGVPIWSIRHESMQDLRAMSFTSKGTSEILVAGWQNKMLVIDVNKGEVVKELPTQDQYSFLKMSRYICAATNKGTVNILDPITFTIKKQWQAHGAFINDLDTSNDFIVTCGGSHRQTHNTPAILDPYVKVFDLKNMSAMNPVPFAPLAAHVRMHPRMLTTAIVVNQAGQIHVTDLLNPSNSQVCYTQPQGVVLHFDVSRTGEGKALADNKHNTYVWGSPNKIQFTEIGIPPRLPDPPQPSLLPPDPDMLEELPLSRIGLPYYREQLFSALPPDIISDVGAPPQQIDPNILSTLTKTDWGYIGPNKTGLQRNQYMDTRSTMKTSNTIRAPKFLSEKARESQTGSEDNTLATNETAMMTPNNDHWSLRPEAPPEYRICEIKYSKFGVDDFDFGFFNNTPYPGLENNITNSYANSLLQVMHYTPLLRNMALQHAATACLADPCLLCELGYVFDMLQKGEGPSCHATNMLRALNHTSNASVSGVLEDIAKDKNPSTLVKNLTMFLFDKISQDYKGTPPISTELERTLFKLNQPPNPLDLVKRLLETDARYQIKCMHCQHVSPRTATTFVNKLCYPAAKPNIRGMKAQRITFSQVLKAGLENEAVNKGYCTKCQRYQNLDQRKIIFNIPAVLALCTEITTAEHRKLWSTPGWLPEEIGIIVDQGHVYCYEGDDLKLHLNRGIHNITVYSLVGTVVNVETKSPQKSHLVATVNVGRAEPESKDQDRWHLFNDFSVRGISKVEALTFNAAWKMPVVVMFQVKAANHRFNMDWKTRLDTSVLFRDNNPHALKTYELLDRETEIPGPDTVIAIDTEFIRLKEREIHIDEDGKSKTIRPISHAIARASVVRGQGSREGVAFIDDYIHIKETIVDYLTEWSGITPTDLDPINSQRNLVSPKTAYKKLWVLVNLGCKFLGHGLSQDFRVINIQVPRNQVIDTSIIFMKPPSQRKISLAFLAWYLLKEDIQQNTHDSIEDAQTALKLYRKYEEFMANGSFHDVLEALYKKGKTLNFKPPRISTGAAKDAGFGAVHRVGTPPVPAPGTTEGSFEISNSSTATTGGSALSATGGMGSASASSSMPSTPVRKPIGLGGPFTVAGVVKPSPATSLDNFGAGAVGTGITTAAATMGGGYGGYGTDGAYWGGPNDMAPTSMIGGSAFIPAKFPPGPPETRGFIPYRPQVLLAEREAAAAAAAAAAAAAANNDVGGRGGVACGNGGAGGEQGKQE; this is translated from the exons ATGGATTCTCGGGATTGGACCCAG CTGGGCTGTGTTGCCTACCCGTCACCAATCCATCCAGACTACCATGCCGGACCCGCGTCGACAATAGCCTTCGACAACCAAGATGAGCTGCTATGGATCGGCACCCAAAAGGGCTTTGCCGGCTCTTTCATCGGCCGCGAGCTCAAGCGATTCACTGCCTTCCGAATACACCCCGAAACCGACGGTCCCCTCCGCCAATTCCTCTTCGTCGACAAGggcgtcatcttcctcggaAGCCGGAGCGTCTACATGGCAGCACGTAGTGGCGTGCCCATCTGGAGTATCCGCCATGAGTCCATGCAGGATCTGCGTGCCATGTCCTTCACCAGCAAGGGGACCTCCGAGATCCTCGTGGCCGGCTGGCAGAACAAGATGTTGGTGATTGACGTCAACAAGGGTGAGGTCGTCAAGGAGCTCCCGACACAAGATCAGTACTCCTTCCTCAAGATGAGCCGGTACATTTGCGCGGCAACGAACAAGGGCACCGTCAACATACTGGACCCTATCACTTTTACTATCAAGAAACAATGGCAGGCCCACGGGGCTTTCATCAACGATCTGGACACGTCCAACGACTTTATTGTCACCTGCGGTGGCTCACACAGGCAGACACACAACACCCCGGCCATACTCGACCCTTACGTCAAGGTGTTTGACCTGAAGAACATGAGTGCTATGAACCCAGTTCCCTTTGCGCCGCTGGCCGCTCACGTGAGGATGCACCCGAGGATGTTGACAACGGCCATTGTCGTCAACCAGGCGGGCCAGATCCACGTGACGGATCTGTTGAATCCAAGCAACAGCCAGGTCTGCTACACGCAGCCTCAGGGCGTGGTGCTACATTTCGATGTGTCGAGAACCGGAGAAGGAAAAGCGCTTGCGGATAACAAGCACAACACCTACGTCTGGGGATCGCCCAACAAGATCCAGTTTACCGAGATAGGAATCCCGCCTCGGTTGCCGGACCCTCCCCAGCCGTCATTGTTGCCGCCAGATCCAGACATGTTGGAGGAATTACCCCTGAGCCGCATCGGCTTGCCTTATTACCGAGAACAGCTCTTCTCAGCCTTGCCGCCGGATATCATCTCCGATGTGGGCGCTCCTCCGCAGCAGATCGATCCGAACATCTTGAGCACTCTTACCAAGACCGACTGGGGATACATTGGCCCCAACAAGACGGGCTTGCAGAGAAACCAGTACATGGATACCCGGTCGACTATGAAGACTTCCAACACAATACGAGCACCCAAGTTCCTGAGTGAAAAGGCGCGCGAGTCACAGACGGGTTCGGAAGACAACACCCTTGCTACTAACGAAACGGCCATGATGACTCCGAACAACGATCACTGGAGTCTGAGGCCGGAGGCGCCGCCTGAATATAGGATATGTGAGATTAAGTATAGCAAGTTCGGTGTGGATGACTTTGACTTTGG TttcttcaacaacaccccATACCCTGGCTTGGAGAATAACATAACAAACTCCTATGCCAACTCCCTACTGCAGGTCATGCACTACACCCCCCTGTTGCGAAACATGGCCCTTCAGCACGCTGCTACGGCCTGTCTAGCTGATCCGTGTCTGCTGTGCGAGCTGGGTTATGTTTTTGACATGCTGCAGAAAGGTGAAGGGCCTTCTTGCCATGCTACTAACATGCTCAGGGCTCTTAATCATACTAGTAACG CTTCCGTTAGTGGTGTCCTCGAGGATATCGCCAAAGACAAGAACCCAAGCACTCTGGTCAAGAACCTCACCATGTTCCTTTTCGACAAGATCAGTCAGGACTACAAGGGCACTCCTCCGATTTCTACCGAACTCGAAAGGACTCTGTTTAAGCTGAACCAGCCTCCGAACCCTCTTGATCTAGTCAAGAGACTTCTAGAGACCGACGCAAGGTATCAGATCAAGTGTATGCACTGTCAACATGTCAGCCCAAGGACTGCAACGACATTCGTCAACAAGCTCTGCTACCCAGCAGCGAAGCCAAACATTCGCGGTATGAAGGCACAACGCATCACTTTCTCGCAAGTGCTCAAGGCTGGACTCGAGAACGAGGCTGTAAACAAGGGGTATTGTACCAAGTGTCAGCGCTACCAGAACCTTGACCAGCGCAAGATCATCTTCAACATCCCGGCTGTTTTGGCGCTCTGCACAGAGATCACCACTGCCGAGCACCGCAAGTTGTGGTCTACCCCTGGATGGCTGCCGGAGGAAATTGGTATCATAGTTGACCAAGGCCATGTTTATTGCTATGAAGGGGACGACCTCAAGTTGCATCTCAACAGGGGGATACATAATATCACAGTGTACTCGTTGGTGGGTACGGTGGTTAACGTTGAGACCAAGTCACCGCAGAAGAGTCATTTGGTGGCTACTGTTAATG TTGGGCGTGCGGAGCCAGAGAGCAAAGACCAGGATCGCTGGCATTTGTTCAACGACTTCTCGGTACGGGGCATTTCCAAGGTTGAGGCACTTACCTTTAACGCTGCTTGGAAGATGCCTGTCGTCGTCATGTTCCAGGTCAAGGCGGCCAACCATCGCTTCAACATGGACTGGAAGACACGTCTGGACACCTCCGTCCTCTTCAGAGATAACAACCCACATGCCCTCAAGACGTACGAGCTACTCGACCGAGAGACAGAGATTCCCGGTCCAGACACTGTCATCGCAATTGATACGGAATTTATTCGACTTAAGGAGAGAGAGATCCATATCGACGAAGACGGGAAATCCAAAACCATTCGACCCATCTCGCACGCTATCGCGCGTGCCTCGGTCGTCCGCGGCCAAGGCTCCAGAGAAGGCGTTGCCTTCATCGATGATTACATCCACATCAAGGAAACCATTGTTGACTATCTCACCGAGTGGTCCGGTATTACACCCACCGATTTGGATCCCATTAACTCCCAGCGTAACCTCGTCTCGCCCAAAACCGCCTACAAAAAACTCTGGGTCCTCGTTAACCTGGGTTGCAAGTTCCTCGGCCACGGCCTCAGCCAAGATTTCCGCGTCATCAATATCCAAGTGCCTAGAAATCAGGTCATTGATACGTCTATCATCTTTATGAAGCCGCCTTCTCAGCGCAAGATTTCGCTCGCTTTCTTGGCTTGGTATCTGCTCAAGGAAGACATCCAGCAAAATACCCACGACTCTATCGAAGACGCCCAGACGGCGCTGAAGCTGTACCGAAAGTACGAAGAGTTTATGGCTAACGGGAGCTTCCACGATGTCTTGGAGGCGCTTTACAAAAAGGGCAAAACACTCAACTTCAAGCCGCCACGTATCTCCACCGGTGCAGCAAAGGATGCTGGTTTCGGAGCCGTACATCGCGTCGGCACTCCTCCCGTCCCTGCACCCGGGACGACCGAGGGAAGCTTTGAAATCTCCAactcatcaacagcaacaaccggCGGTAGCGCCCTCTCCGCCACCGGCGGCATGGGAAGCGCGAGCGCGAGCAGTAGTATGCCGTCCACCCCCGTCAGGAAGCCCATCGGTCTCGGAGGACCGTTTACCGTTGCTGGCGTTGTCAAGCCAAGCCCGGCTACTAGCCTTGATAAttttggtgctggtgctgttggCACGGGAatcacaacagcagcagcaacaatggGTGGTGGATACGGTGGTTATGGTACGGATGGCGCGTATTGGGGTGGACCGAATGATATGGCGCCTACGAGTATGATTGGGGGATCGGCGTTTATTCCTGCTAAATTCCCGCCTGGACCGCCTGAGACGAGGGGATTCATACCGTATAGGCCGCAGGTGCTGCTTGCGGAgcgggaggcggcggcggctgctgctgctgctgcggcggcggcggcggctaataatgatgttggtggtcgtggtggtgtcgCTTGTGGTaatggtggtgctggtggggAACAGGGGAAGCAAGAGTAG
- a CDS encoding mitochondrial dicarboxylate transporter, producing MSSVKQSAQAATSDVVDTAKNATAETVTAATDFLHTPAVRAALPFINGGLSGMVATTVIQPIDMIKVRIQLAGEGKAGGPKPTPLGVTRDIIASGKAMDLYTGLSAGLLRQAVYTTARIGCFDTFMSRLSARAKEKGQSVGFKERASAGLAAGGLAAMIGNPADLALIRMQSDGLKPVAERKNYKSVIDALGGIARNEGVAALWAGAAPTVVRAMALNFGQLAFFSEAKAQLKARTQWSSKVQTLSASAIAGFFASFFSLPFDFVKTRLQKQTRGPDGKLPYNGMVDCFAKVAKQEGVFRFYRGFGTYYVRIAPHAMVTLLVADYLGWLTK from the exons ATGTCCAGTGTCAAGCAGTCGGCCCAGGCCGCGACATCAGATGTCGTTGACACCGCTAAGAACGCCACGGCCGAGACGGTCACTGCCGCCACCGACTTTCTCCACACTCCGGCCGTCCGGGCAGCGCTCCCCTTCATCAATGGTGGTCTCAGCGGCATGGTGGCCACAACGGTCATCCAGCCCATCGACATGATCAAGGTGCGCATCCAGCTGGCCGGCGAGGGCAAGGCCGGCGGCCCCAAGCCGACCCCCCTCGGCGTCACACGCGATATTATCGCCAGTGGCAAGGCCATGGACCTCTACACTGGTCTCTCGGCCGGTCTCCTCCGACAAGCCGTGTACACGACGGCCCGCATCGGCTGCTTCGACACCTTCATGAGCCGGCTCTCGGCGCgggccaaggagaagggccAGTCGGTAGGCTTCAAGGAGCGGGCCTCGGCCGGTCTCGCGGCCGGTGGTCTCGCCGCCATGATCGGCAACCCGGCCGATCTCGCCCTCATCCGCATGCAAAGCGACGGCCTCAAGCCCGTGGCGGAGCGCAAGAACTACAAGTCGGTCATTGACGCCCTCGGCGGCATTGCGCGGAACGAGGGCGTCGCAGCGCTCTGGGCCGGTGCTGCCCCCACGGTGGTGCGCGCCATGGCGCTCAACTTTGGTCAgctggccttcttctcggagGCAAAAGCGCAGCTGAAGGCCAGGACACAGTGGTCGAGCAAGGTGCAGACGCTCAGTGCCAGTGCTATTGCCGGCTTCTTTGCCTCGTTCTTCAGCTTGCCGTTTGACTTTGTCAAGACGAGACTGCAGAAGCAGACGAGGGGCCCGGATGGAAAGTTACCATATAATGGTATGGTGGATTGCTTTGCTAAAGTGGCGAAGCAGGAAGGCGTGTTTAGGTTTTATCGGGGTTTTGGAACGTATTATGTGCGCATTGCGCCGCATGC CATGGTGACGCTGCTTGTTGCTGATTACTTGGGTTGGTTGACCAAGTAA
- the mig-10 gene encoding short chain dehydrogenase/reductase, variant 3: MSAPVAASSATAPPIDVSNLFSVKGLVALITGGGSGIGLMMTQSLASAGAKRIYIAGRRLSVLRSAAHKINSSLPQNQNPNQEPVVVPLECDVTSPSSLSSLVSSISSDPYTGYLNLLVCNAGVGGPQVSVVDKETGQAKSLSEFRQQALAVDFDKEWEQTFRVNVGSVWYTSMACLELLEKGNTLAAQQQQEGQGQGQVVWRESASQIVVTSSIAALNKAAPGGWAYGVSKAAATHVGKQLATLLPRWGIR, translated from the exons ATGTCCGCCCCCGTAGCAGCCTCCTCGGCCACCGCGCCCCCTATCGACGTGAGCAACCTCTTCTCCGTCAAGGGTCTTGTCGCTCTCATCACAGGCGGTGGTTCCG GAATCGGCCTAATGATGACTCAATCCCTCGCCTCGGCCGGCGCTAAACGTATCTACATTGCCGGTCGCCGCCTTTCCGTCCTGCGATCCGCCGCCCACAAAATCAACTCCTCTCTCCCCCAGAACCAGAACCCGAACCAGGAACCGGTAGTCGTCCCCCTCGAATGCGACGTcacctccccttcttccctctcctctctcgtCTCTTCCATCAGTTCCGATCCGTACACCGGCTACCTAAACCTGCTCGTCTGCAACGCCGGCGTCGGCGGGCCGCAGGTTTCTGTCGTTGACAAAGAGACTGGCCAAGCAAAGAGTCTCTCAGAGTTTCGCCAACAAGCTCTGGCGGTGGACTTTGACAAGGAGTGGGAGCAGACGTTTAGAGTGAATGTGGGCAGCGTGTGGTATACGAGTATGGCGTGTTTGGAACttttggagaaggggaaTACGTTGGcggcgcagcagcagcaggagggacagggacagggacaggTGGTGTGGAGGGAGAGTGCCAGTCAGATTGTGGTGACGAGCTCGATTGCGGCTCTCAATAAGGCGGCTCCGGGCGGGTGGGCTTATGGAGTGAGTAAGGCTGCGGCGACGCATGTGGGGAAGCAGTTGGCTACGCTGTTGCCTAGGTGGGGGATTCGGTGA